The following proteins are co-located in the Nilaparvata lugens isolate BPH chromosome 14, ASM1435652v1, whole genome shotgun sequence genome:
- the LOC111063250 gene encoding protein PFC0760c-like, with protein MLPEFTRHVSKVASSVVLILLGLHFESLLCSPMLYHQGKDGRSGYLLRAKRSPQMGVPGSTVIGPVTSGHGIFIYGGVNNTIVYLDNEIIVNRYQWKPGEDTGNNTKKPCGDTGKDRGDTKVHGKDTKGDGDDTKVHGNDTKGDRNDTKVHGTDTQVTGNDRKGENGDDTKVNKDDTKGTDNNTKGIDNDTKETKNDTRGTGSDTKEETNDTKHPRDNERTAENNTRFEGNDQNNYNNDEKLDLLEQFLVFLRYLLDNLENSPVNRDKKLEEDTKKMIDETQKLIDDAKMETDEKLDLLEQFLLFLRYLLDNLENVPANHDKNLEEDTKKMINETQKLIDDAKMQTDEKLDLLEQFLVFLRYLLDNLENSPVNHDRKLVEDTKKMINETQKLIDDAKISANDTKMEKDTIKSGEQMNNTKQDVNDTKTNEKGTQTDENDTKIDGKGTGTNKNDTKLGYTDNMKGVKTDRNDTNTTKDDNNVSNGTNTSDNVTSDSRNDTIITKDDMKLSGNDTKEDVNNMREDMNNTKQVTDDGKLDRNDTKLDRNDTKQDKNDTTLGGDHTNHDNDTRLDINDTHHDRNDTNHDKNDTNHSRNDTESPGNIENKGTKNSTIENLYEDAVNLLRDVEQMKRDNDNMLMEIKRMLEENRKMAEENQEILKNLTKYYQHYEEKRQNDGKNRTETHIDHKQSTGNDRKIDENDSKKNEMDTQTHEKATQTNENDTNTDENDTKENGNDKETDGNDTETDGNDTETDGMIQKPMEMIQKPMEMIQKPMEMIQKPMGMIQKLMEIIQRLIKIIHKLM; from the exons ATGTTACCGGAATTTACAAGGCATGTTTCAAAAGTAGCTTCTTCTGTTGTGCTAATTTTGCTGGGTTTGCATTTTGAGAGTCTGCTGTGTTCACCTATGCTTTATCATCAGGGAAAAGATGGAAGGTCGGGATATTTATTGAGAGCTAAGAGATCTCCTCAAATGGGTGTACCTG GATCAACAGTAATCGGTCCTGTAACTTCAGGACATGGAATATTTATCTATGGAGGAGTTAAtaatactatagtttatttggACAATGAGATCATTGTAAACAGATATCAATGGAAACCAGGAGAAGATACGGGAAACAACACGAAAAAGCCTTGTGGTGATACTGGGAAGGATAGGGGGGATACAAAAGTGCATGGGAAAGATACAAAAGGGGATGGGGATGATACAAAAGTGCATGGGAATGATACAAAAGGGGATAGGAATGATACAAAAGTGCATGGGACTGATACACAAGTGACTgggaatgatagaaaaggagaAAATGGGGATGATACAAAAGTGAATAAGGATGATACAAAAGGGACTGATAATAATACAAAAGGGATTGACAATGATACAAAAGAGACTAAAAATGATACAAGAGGGACTGGAAGTGACACAAAAGAAGAGACTAATGATACAAAACATCCAAGGGACAATGAAAGAACGGCTGAGAATAATACTAGATTTGAAGGAAATGATCAAAATAACTATAACAACGATGAAAAACTGGATCTTCTGGAACAATTCCTTGTTTTTCTGCGTTATCTCCTAGATAATCTGGAAAATTCTCCAGTAAATCGTGATAAAAAACTTGAAGAGGACACTAAGAAGATGATAGATGAAACACAAAAGTTAATTGATGATGCAAAAATGGAAACTGATGAAAAACTAGATCTCCTGGAACAATTCCTTCTATTTTTGCGTTATCTCCTGGATAATTTGGAAAATGTTCCAGCAAATCATGATAAAAATCTAGAAGAAGATACTAAGAAGATGATAAATGAAACACAAAAGTTAATCGATGATGCAAAAATGCAAACTGATGAGAAACTAGATCTCCTGGAACAATTCCTTGTCTTTTTGCGGTATCTCCTAGATAATTTGGAAAATTCTCCAGTTAATCATGATAGAAAACTTGTAGAAGATACTAAGAAGATGATAAATGAAACACAAAAGTTAATTGATGATGCAAAAATATCAGCAAACGATACAAAGATGGAGAAGGATACCATAAAGTCAGGAGAacaaatgaataatacaaaacAAGATGTGAATGATACAAAGACCAATGAAAAGGGTACACAAACGGatgaaaatgatacaaaaattgaTGGAAAAGGAACAGGAACCAAtaaaaatgatacaaaattGGGCTATACTGATAACATGAAAGGTGTAAAGACAGATAGAAATGATACAAATACAACAAAAGATGATAATAATGTAAGTAATGGTACGAATACATCTGACAATGTTACAAGTGATAGTAGAAATGATACAATTATAACAAAGGATGATATGAAACTTTCTGGAAATGATACAAAAGAAGATGTGAATAATATGAGGGAAGATATGAATAATACAAAACAAGTTACAGATGATGGAAAACTAGACAGGAATGATACAAAACTCGACAGGAATGATACAAAACAAGACAAGAATGATACAACACTGGGAGGAGATCATACAAATCATGATAATGATACAAGACTTGATATCAATGATACACATCATGATAGAAATGATACAAACCATGATAAGAATGATACAAATCATAGTAGAAATGATACAGAATCACCtggaaatattgaaaacaagGGAACGAAAAATTCTACCATTGAAAATTTGTATGAAGATGCCGTGAATCTCTTAAGAGATGTTGAACAGATGAAGAGAGACAACGATAATATGTTGATGGAAATTAAGAGAATGCTAGAGGAAAACAGAAAAATGGCTGAAGAGAACcaagaaattttgaagaatcttacaaaatattatcaacactATGAAGAGAAGAGACAAAATGatggaaaaaatagaacagaaacACATATAGATCATAAACAATCAACTgggaatgatagaaaaatagatgagaatgattcaaagaaaaatgaaatggaTACACAAACACATGAAAAAGCTACACAGACGAATGAAAATGATACAAATACAGATGAAAATGATACAAAAGAGAATGGAAATGATAAAGAAACCGATGGAAATGATACAGAAACCGATGGAAATGATACAGAAACTGATGGAATGATACAGAAACCGATGGAAATGATACAGAAACCGATGGAAATGATACAGAAACCGATGGAAATGATACAGAAACCGATGGGAATGATACAGAAACTAATGGAAATAATACAGagactaataaaaataatacacaaaCTAATGTAA
- the LOC120354170 gene encoding spore wall protein 2-like: MFPEFTRHISKVVSVVVVLVVLVLHTESMFSFHLMTYPFEINDTKGYSRIKRSPNDVSNTDSNTNDATNRGKEQEGGKVEGRDGTVEGDGGVEGSGKGEGIGERKRDRVEKGSGKGEEVRRKREQGKEGGREEEAGEEEEEEGEEGRNNFDRDYSEDPYDAGTADIKYYQENIQKRIRFGLNSLKSRQEEVLQTLLEDPVHDTCKLVNATDNLESQVRDSLVSEVSLFISRVVSQLINKTNDIECILDGAKEAMRIMKLSNPQ; encoded by the exons ATGTTTCCAGAATTTACAAGGCACATCTCAAAAGTAGTCTCCGTTGTTGTAGTATTAGTAGTGCTGGTGTTACATACTGAGAGCATGTTCTCTTTTCATCTGATGACGTATCcatttgaaataaatgatacaAAAGGATATTCAAGGATTAAGAGATCTCCAAATGATGTTTCAAATACTG ACAGTAATACCAATGACGCAACAAATAGAGGCAAAGAACaagaaggaggaaaagtagAAGGGAGAGATGGAACAGTAGAAGGAGATGGAGGTGTGGAAGGATCTGGTAAAGGAGAAGGAATCGGAGAACGAAAAAGAGACAGAGTTGAGAAAGGATcagggaaaggagaagaagttaGAAGGAAACGAGAACAAGGGAAAGAAGGAGGGAGGGAAGAAGAagctggagaagaagaagaagaagaaggagaagaaggaagaaacaACTTCGACAGAGATTACTCAGAGGACCCATACGATGCCGGCACCGCTGATATAAAATACTACCAAGAAAACATTCAAAAGAGAATCCGTTTTGGACTAAATTCGCTCAAATCAAGGCAAGAAGAAGTTCTACAAACACTTTTAGAGGATCCCGTTCACGACACTTGCAAGCTGGTTAATGCTACAGACAACCTGGAGTCACAAGTTAGAGATAGTCTCGTATCTGAGGTGTCATTATTTATTAGTAGAGTTGTATCTCAACTTATCAATAAAACTAACGATATTGAATGTATTCTAGATGGAGCTAAAGAAGCTATGAGGATCATGAAGCTTTCAAACCCACAATAG